The Benincasa hispida cultivar B227 chromosome 9, ASM972705v1, whole genome shotgun sequence genome has a segment encoding these proteins:
- the LOC120085454 gene encoding cytochrome b561, DM13 and DOMON domain-containing protein At5g54830 has protein sequence MHHTPIFVGCFILLCSVLCNYADAGSGCSKTSPLVDFESEFKMVQHQLRGSFRIIDDCSFRVSNFDMLSGTDVHWWGAIALDFTNLTSGFVVSDQKLNETYKNASFVVRLKKNVKWDQIHVIAAWDLPAASDFGHVILQRPDNGSAGSPNMAPSPSEGGNSGEEMGPISVEPTTFENCKVLADNYRLRWTLNTKDKLIDIGLEAAIPMTNYMAFGWSNQNESSNLMIGADVAVMGFKEDGVPLVDDFYITKLSECMMNKDGTVHGVCPDTIFEGSDPVGLVNNTKLIYGHRRDGVSFLRYRRPLVTIDKKYDMPINHTENMTVIWAVGPMKPPDAIRPFYLPQNHGGTYGHLVLNVSEHVNDCLGPLDAEDNEDQDVVIADANAPLVVTSGPALYYPNPPNPAKVLYINKKEAPLLRVERGVPVKFSIQAGHDVALYITSDLLGGNATLRNMSETIYAGGPEAEGVQASPMELTWQPDRNTPDQVFYHSIYQPKMGWKVQVVDGGLSDMYNNSVLLDDQQVTFFWTLSEDSITIAARGEKKSGYLAIGFGSGMINSYAYVGWMDETGKGRVSTYWIDGREALNVHPTKENLTFVRCKSENGIITLEFTRPLKPSCTQGQGPECKNIIDPTTPLKVVWAMGATWVDEHLSDRNMHSSRSSRPMRVLLMRGSAEAEQDLQPVLAVHGFMMFLAWGILLPGGILAARYLKHVKGDGWFQIHVYLQYSGLSIVLLGLLFAVAELRGFYVSSVHVKFGIAAILLGCMQSVNAYFRPAKPANGEVVSPKRILWEYSHVIVGRCAIVVGIAAQFTGMKHLGDRYDSENVHGLIWALISWFMIMALMAIYLEYRERQRRRDRTIGRSNWVLGNDDDSVDLLGPTISIEGKESHPSGTMEVQLEPLRR, from the coding sequence ATGCATCACACACCCATTTTCGTTGGGTGTTTTATCTTATTATGTTCGGTTCTTTGTAACTATGCGGATGCTGGATCTGGTTGTTCCAAAACCAGTCCTCTCGTCGATTTCGAGTCTGAATTTAAAATGGTACAGCACCAACTTAGAGGTTCCTTTAGGATAATTGATGATTGCTCTTTTAGGGTTTCGAATTTTGATATGCTTTCTGGTACCGATGTGCACTGGTGGGGTGCGATCGCTCTTGATTTTACTAATTTAACGTCCGGGTTTGTTGTGTCTGATCAAAAGCTTAATGAGACCTACAAAAACGCTTCCTTCGTTGTGCGTTTGAAGAAGAATGTTAAATGGGATCAGATCCATGTTATCGCCGCCTGGGACCTTCCTGCTGCGTCGGATTTTGGACATGTTATACTACAGAGACCGGATAATGGATCCGCGGGTAGTCCCAACATGGCTCCATCTCCGTCGGAAGGTGGGAATTCAGGGGAAGAGATGGGTCCGATTTCTGTTGAGCCCACCACGTTTGAGAATTGCAAAGTTTTGGCTGATAACTACAGGCTTAGATGGACATTGAATACCAAGGATAAGTTGATTGACATTGGGCTGGAGGCAGCGATACCGATGACAAACTACATGGCATTTGGGTGGTCAAATCAGAACGAGAGTTCGAATCTCATGATTGGGGCGGATGTTGCTGTGATGGGGTTCAAGGAGGATGGAGTGCCGCTTGTGGATGATTTCTACATCACAAAGCTCAGCGAGTGTATGATGAATAAGGATGGTACAGTGCATGGTGTTTGTCCAGATACAATTTTTGAAGGTTCAGACCCTGTTGGTTTGGTGAACAATACTAAGTTGATTTATGGGCACAGGAGAGATGGGGTGTCGTTCCTTCGGTATCGAAGGCCACTGGTTACAATTGATAAGAAGTATGATATGCCAATTAATCACACTGAAAATATGACTGTTATTTGGGCCGTGGGGCCAATGAAACCACCTGATGCAATTAGGCCATTTTATCTTCCTCAAAATCATGGTGGGACTTATGGGCATCTGGTTCTTAATGTTTCAGAGCATGTGAATGATTGCTTGGGTCCGCTTGATGCAGAAGACAATGAGGATCAAGATGTTGTAATAGCAGATGCAAATGCTCCTCTTGTTGTAACTAGTGGTCCGGCTTTGTATTATCCAAATCCACCCAACCCTGCAAAAGTTCTCTACATCAATAAGAAGGAGGCTCCTTTACTGAGAGTTGAGAGGGGAGTGCCAGTGAAGTTCTCAATACAAGCTGGACATGATGTTGCACTCTACATTACTTCTGACCTGCTTGGTGGAAATGCAACATTGAGGAACATGTCTGAGACTATTTATGCAGGAGGACCCGAAGCTGAAGGAGTACAAGCCAGCCCCATGGAATTAACTTGGCAACCTGATAGGAATACTCCTGACCAAGTTTTTTACCACTCAATTTACCAACCAAAAATGGGTTGGAAAGTGCAGGTTGTTGATGGTGGTTTGTCAGACATGTATAACAACAGTGTTCTTTTGGATGATCAGCAAGTTACATTTTTTTGGACGCTGTCAGAGGATTCGATAACTATTGCAGCTCGTGGTGAGAAAAAGAGTGGTTATCTTGCTATTGGATTTGGAAGTGGAATGATTAATAGCTATGCTTATGTGGGTTGGATGGATGAAACTGGCAAAGGTAGAGTGAGTACCTATTGGATCGATGGAAGGGAAGCTTTAAATGTACATCCAACAAAAGAGAATTTGACTTTTGTGAGGTGCAAATCAGAAAATGGTATCATTACTCTGGAGTTTACCCGTCCCTTGAAACCATCATGTACTCAAGGTCAAGGACCAGAgtgtaaaaatataattgatCCCACCACTCCACTTAAGGTTGTATGGGCAATGGGTGCTACATGGGTGGATGAACATTTAAGCGACAGAAATATGCATTCTTCTCGAAGCAGTAGGCCTATGCGGGTGCTGCTTATGCGTGGTTCTGCAGAGGCCGAACAGGATTTACAACCAGTATTAGCTGTTCATGGTTTCATGATGTTCCTTGCTTGGGGTATTTTGTTACCTGGTGGGATATTGGCTGCTAGATACTTGAAACATGTGAAGGGTGATGGTTGGTTTCAGATTCACGTTTACTTGCAGTATTCAGGTTTGTCAATTGTCCTACTTGGCCTTCTTTTTGCTGTTGCCGAGCTTCGGGGTTTTTATGTCAGCTCAGTACATGTTAAGTTCGGGATTGCTGCTATTCTTTTGGGATGTATGCAGTCAGTAAATGCATACTTCAGACCGGCCAAACCAGCCAATGGGGAAGTGGTTTCCCCCAAAAGGATTTTATGGGAGTATTCACATGTCATTGTAGGCAGATGTGCGATTGTTGTTGGTATTGCAGCACAGTTCACTGGAATGAAGCATCTAGGTGATCGATACGACAGTGAAAACGTCCATGGCCTTATTTGGGCTCTAATTAGTTGGTTTATGATCATGGCATTGATGGCTATTTATTTGGAATACCGGGAGAGGCAGCGGAGGAGGGACAGAACAATTGGAAGAAGCAATTGGGTGCTTGGTAACGATGATGATTCTGTTGATCTTTTGGGTCCGACTATTTCAATTGAAGGAAAAGAATCTCATCCTTCAGGAACTATGGAAGTTCAGTTAGAACCtttaagaagataa
- the LOC120085456 gene encoding uncharacterized protein LOC120085456 isoform X2, with protein MAKAQSFSQNEEAFIIIIILKITIFFSFLNFFPLPHCTFFLSSQKLSIFGCFSLYSSSSSSSSVSVFPMTIFFIATTVLSASSDEQAKLYFNFHLFSLPEINGGRSTKEKHKIIQIFYQQGNRLILDEQKDKKVSISE; from the exons ATGGCCAAAGCTCAAAGCTTTTCTCAAAATGAAGAAgctttcatcatcatcatcatcttaaaaatcacaatttttttttcctttttaaattttttccctCTCCCCCACTGTACTTTTTTTCTCTCATCTCAAAAACTTTCCATTTTTGGgtgtttttctctatattcttcttcttcttcttcttcttctgtttcTGTTTTTCCaatgaccattttttttatagcCACTACTGTTTTATCTGCTTCATCAGACGAACAAGCAAAA TTATACTTCAATTTTCACCTCTTCTCTCTTCCag AAATCAATGGAGGaagatctacaaaagaaaagcACAAGATTATTCAGATTTTTTATCAACAAGGAAACag ACTTATACTAGATGAGCAAAAGGATAAAAAGGTTTCCATCTCTGAGTAA
- the LOC120085456 gene encoding uncharacterized protein LOC120085456 isoform X1, producing MAKAQSFSQNEEAFIIIIILKITIFFSFLNFFPLPHCTFFLSSQKLSIFGCFSLYSSSSSSSSVSVFPMTIFFIATTVLSASSDEQAKLYFNFHLFSLPDLFAFFLLPLFLSSKTEINGGRSTKEKHKIIQIFYQQGNRLILDEQKDKKVSISE from the exons ATGGCCAAAGCTCAAAGCTTTTCTCAAAATGAAGAAgctttcatcatcatcatcatcttaaaaatcacaatttttttttcctttttaaattttttccctCTCCCCCACTGTACTTTTTTTCTCTCATCTCAAAAACTTTCCATTTTTGGgtgtttttctctatattcttcttcttcttcttcttcttctgtttcTGTTTTTCCaatgaccattttttttatagcCACTACTGTTTTATCTGCTTCATCAGACGAACAAGCAAAA TTATACTTCAATTTTCACCTCTTCTCTCTTCCag ATTTGTTtgccttctttcttcttcctttgttTTTGAGCTCCAAAACAGAAATCAATGGAGGaagatctacaaaagaaaagcACAAGATTATTCAGATTTTTTATCAACAAGGAAACag ACTTATACTAGATGAGCAAAAGGATAAAAAGGTTTCCATCTCTGAGTAA
- the LOC120085455 gene encoding transcription initiation factor TFIID subunit 5, with protein sequence MDEEQIANFVSAYLKKKGFKETEQAFQEELRQNKTNSSSSSSSIDIDFAKHLLAFSEVENIPARYLEGYSKLRSWAYNSLDLYKHELLRVLYPVFIHCFMDLVAKGHIQEARTFFNRFREDHEMMHLRDLQKLEGVLSPSHLEEMEFAHSLRQSKVNIKICQYSYEMLLQYLHKTQTTVILGIINERINFQVFPGQPSSISDDAELVTLTGSTQDTANQINKKEVQWGLLEDSLEERLEKAAGLLSDSEKAEGEIKDGDVDENKKRSTEGGKQGASIKKVKKDKTAGATGKPLRAEANSASMAPRVKPELALPIISTEVEQSILEDLRNRVQLSSVALPSVSFYTFINTRNGLNCSSISHDGALVAGGFSDSSLKVWDMAKLGQQAGNTVLQDENDMSTSDPVTGHTSGKRSYTLFQGHSGPVHAATFSPIGDFVLSSSADTTIRLWSTKLNANLVCYKGHNYPVWDVQFSPVGHYFASCSHDRTARIWSMDRIQPLRIMAGHLSDVDCVQWHANCNYIATGSSDKTVRLWDVQNGECVRIFIGHRSMILSLAMSPDGRFMASGDEDGTIMMWDLSTGRCVTPLIGHTSCVWTLAFSCEGSLLASGSADCTVKLWDVTSSTKPPRTDENKSGTANRLRSLKTLPTKSTPVYSLRFSRRNLLFAAGALSKSASTA encoded by the exons ATGGATGAAGAACAGATAGCGAATTTTGTGTCAGCGTACTTGAAGAAGAAGGGTTTCAAGGAAACGGAACAAGCTTTTCAGGAAGAGCTACGTCAGAACAAGACTAATTCCTCCTCTTCGTCTTCTTCCATTGACATCGACTTCGCTAAGCACTTACTTGCCTTTTCCGA AGTAGAGAATATTCCAGCCAGATACCTCGAAGGATATAGCAAGCTTAGGTCCTGGGCTTACAACTCCCTAGATTTGTACAAG CATGAGTTGCTTCGTGTGCTTTATCCTGTGTTTATCCATTGTTTcatggatcttgtggctaaaggaCATATTCAAGAAG CTCGAACCTTTTTCAATAGGTTCCGTGAAGACCATGAAATGATGCACCTACGAGATCTACAAAAATTAGAAGGTGTACTATCTCCCTCTCATTTGGAG GAGATGGAATTTGCTCATTCTCTTAGGCAGAGCAAAGTCAACATAAAAATATGCCAG TACTCCTATGAGATGCTACTTCAATATCTTCATAAGACCCAAACCACAGTGATACTTGGGATTATCAATGAACGCATCAACTTCCAAG TTTTCCCTGGTCAACCTAGCTCAATATCTGACGATGCTGAACTTGTGACACTCACGGGAAGCACCCAGGACACTGCCAATcagataaataaaaaagaagttcAATGGGGG TTACTTGAAGATTCCTTAGAAGAACGCTTGGAGAAAGCTGCTGGTTTGCTTTCAGATTCTGAAAAGGCTGAGGGAGAAATCAAGGATGGTGATGTAGATGAGAATAAG aaaagaaGTACTGAGGGAGGAAAGCAAGGTGCTTCAATTAAAAAGGTCAAGAAGGACAAGACTGCCGGTGCAACTGGGAAACCTCTGAGGGCTGAAGCTAATTCTGCATCTATGGCACCACGAGTGAAGCCCGAGCTTGCTTTACCCATAAT TTCAACAGAGGTGGAACAATCTATTCTCGAAGACTTGAGGAACCGCGTGCAGTTGAGTTCTGTAGCTCTGCCATCAGTCAGCTTTTATACCTTCATTAATACACGCAACGG TTTGAACTGTTCATCAATATCACATGATGGAGCTTTAGTTGCCGGTGGATTTTCAGACTCCTCTTTGAAG GTATGGGACATGGCAAAGCTGGGACAACAAGCTGGCAATA CTGTTTTACAGGATGAAAATGATATGTCTACTAGTGATCCAGTGACAGGGCATACAAGTGGGAAGAGGTCTTATACATTATTTCAAGGTCATTCTGGGCCTGTTCACGCTGCCACTTTCAGTCCCATCGGGGACTTTGTTCTTTCATCCTCTGCTGACACAACTA TTCGATTATGGAGCACAAAACTAAATGCCAATCTAGTTTGCTACAAAGGCCACAATTACCCAGTATGGGATGTTCAG TTTAGTCCAGTTGGACATTATTTTGCTAGTTGCTCACACGATCGAACTGCAAGGATCTGGTCTATGGACAGAATTCAACCGTTAAGGATCATGGCAGGACATCTATCTGATGTGGAT TGTGTTCAATGGCATGCCAACTGCAACTACATCGCAACTGGTTCGAGTGACAAAACTGTTAGATTGTGGGATGTCCAGAATGGGGAATGTGTTCGAATTTTCATTGGTCACAGGAGCATGATTCTGTCGTTGGCAATGTCACCTGATGGTCGGTTTATGGCATCTGGTGATGAAGACGGTACAATTATGATGTGGGACCTATCAACGGGTCGTTGTGTTACACCTTTGATTGGGCACACATCATGTGTTTGGACTCTTGCTTTCAG TTGTGAGGGCTCTCTCCTTGCCTCTGGCTCTGCCGATTGCACAGTGAAGTTATGGGACGTAACTTCGAGCACGAAACCACCGAGAACAGATGAAAA CAAAAGTGGAACTGCCAATAGACTTAGATCTTTGAAGACTCTACCAACCAAGTCGACTCCAGTTTACAGTTTGCGG TTCTCTCGGAGGAATCTCTTATTTGCAGCTGGGGCTCTCTCAAAAAGTGCATCAACTGCTTAA